The following are encoded in a window of Bacillus oleivorans genomic DNA:
- a CDS encoding response regulator, translating into MIKVLVVDDHPLFREGIATLLQSTEDAELIGEAANGEEAIDLALMLRPDVILMDLNLPKKNGIEATRLITNQFPAIGVLILTMFDDDDSVFAALKAGARGYLLKGANRTETIRAIQAVANGESIFSPAIAGRLLQFFKGFQPATPLIFPQLTERERDILELIVEGKDNAEISRILGITLKTVRNHISNIYSKLHVADRTEAITQAKNEGMGRKEY; encoded by the coding sequence ATGATTAAGGTTTTGGTAGTAGATGATCATCCTTTGTTTCGTGAAGGAATCGCGACCCTTCTTCAATCAACAGAAGATGCTGAGCTCATTGGCGAAGCAGCCAACGGTGAAGAAGCAATAGATTTGGCTCTTATGTTAAGACCTGATGTGATTTTAATGGACTTAAATCTTCCTAAAAAAAATGGAATCGAAGCAACCCGTCTTATTACGAATCAATTTCCTGCGATTGGCGTATTGATTTTAACGATGTTTGACGATGACGATTCTGTGTTTGCAGCCCTAAAAGCAGGTGCAAGAGGCTATTTATTAAAGGGGGCTAATCGAACTGAAACGATCCGTGCGATCCAGGCAGTTGCTAATGGCGAGTCCATCTTTAGCCCAGCAATTGCTGGAAGACTGCTTCAATTTTTTAAAGGATTTCAGCCAGCCACTCCCCTTATTTTTCCTCAGTTAACGGAGCGGGAAAGAGATATTCTAGAACTCATCGTTGAAGGAAAAGACAATGCTGAGATTTCAAGGATTTTAGGAATTACGTTAAAAACGGTGCGAAATCATATTTCTAATATTTACAGCAAGCTTCACGTTGCAGATCGCACCGAAGCAATTACGCAAGCAAAAAACGAAGGAATGGGAAGAAAGGAATACTGA
- a CDS encoding GAF domain-containing sensor histidine kinase: protein MRVRIYDSKLWVSRLIWLVMALLTLYLFFLDFPIRLDSYQTVCDSPNNGCLETSQLTVKEVIQLEEMGLSLKAYTGFKIALDLIEALVFYVISGLLLFRKESMVFNLYVAMVFISLGAGISFSFPEQFPEWTFFYHIISIFGGTYLVLFLVLPDGKFVPSWSLLAALLWIVVGAGTVYLPGSFIDLETWPIWTSIVTWVTLHLILVFSQTYRYVKKSDQIQRQQMKWYLYSIAMYFIALLSLNFIGQLGVTLKFATELFYTASSILIPISIGFAIFKYKLWDINIVIHRTILYGALSLFVILFYVLMVGLLSRFFQSEDNLLASIITAGIIAVCFQPLKERLQSIVNRLIFGDRDNPYKILNQLNSILEVSRSTDHVLPLVVKTLSQALKIPYAAVQLNERGSDQIVASFGEAREVGVEIPLLYQGQQLGTLLLSHRSSAEPFSQADLKVLHDMARQVGIVAHSILLYKDLQWSREKLVNAREEERRRLRRDLHDGLGPSLASLAIKIDVAQTIMNKEPFKSQKLLIEMDSQIKQLIQDIRRLVYSLRPSTLDELGLLSAIRELTSHYKMGPIHFIVKGPESFPPLPAAVEVAVYRIVQEAITNVVRHSGAKKCIIDITLNEKLLLSVIDDGLGLSHSLLFGIGIKSMKERAEELGGSFSVYSPTAGGTEILAELPI, encoded by the coding sequence ATGAGGGTACGTATATATGATTCAAAACTATGGGTGTCTAGGTTAATTTGGCTCGTGATGGCTTTACTAACTTTATATCTGTTTTTCTTAGATTTCCCGATTCGGTTAGACTCTTACCAAACCGTTTGTGATTCCCCGAATAATGGCTGTTTGGAAACGAGTCAACTCACTGTTAAGGAAGTCATTCAATTAGAGGAAATGGGACTTTCTCTTAAAGCGTATACCGGATTTAAAATTGCGTTGGACTTAATCGAGGCACTTGTATTTTATGTTATTTCAGGATTGCTTCTTTTTCGAAAAGAAAGCATGGTATTTAATCTGTACGTCGCCATGGTGTTTATTTCCTTAGGTGCTGGAATTTCGTTTTCTTTTCCAGAACAATTCCCAGAGTGGACGTTTTTTTATCATATCATCAGCATTTTTGGCGGAACCTATTTGGTTTTATTCCTCGTTCTGCCCGACGGGAAATTTGTTCCAAGCTGGTCTCTGTTAGCGGCGCTTTTATGGATAGTCGTAGGTGCCGGTACGGTTTATCTTCCTGGGAGCTTCATAGATTTAGAGACGTGGCCAATCTGGACCAGTATTGTTACCTGGGTTACCCTTCATCTCATTCTTGTTTTCTCTCAAACCTACCGTTATGTAAAAAAATCAGATCAAATTCAGCGCCAGCAAATGAAATGGTATCTATACAGTATAGCCATGTATTTTATAGCCTTATTATCTTTAAACTTTATCGGCCAGCTGGGTGTTACCTTAAAATTTGCAACGGAGTTGTTTTATACAGCGAGTTCAATCTTAATTCCAATCTCTATAGGGTTTGCTATTTTTAAATATAAACTTTGGGATATTAATATAGTTATTCATCGAACCATTCTTTATGGAGCCCTCAGTTTATTTGTAATTTTGTTTTATGTCTTGATGGTTGGTTTATTAAGCCGTTTTTTTCAGTCTGAAGATAATCTTCTTGCCTCTATTATTACGGCCGGGATCATTGCCGTCTGTTTTCAGCCATTAAAAGAACGGCTTCAATCTATTGTAAATCGGCTTATATTCGGAGACAGAGACAATCCCTATAAGATTTTAAATCAATTAAACTCAATTCTGGAAGTATCAAGAAGTACAGATCACGTTCTTCCGCTCGTTGTAAAAACATTATCACAAGCCTTAAAAATTCCTTATGCAGCGGTTCAATTAAATGAAAGAGGATCTGACCAGATTGTTGCTTCATTTGGAGAAGCGCGGGAAGTCGGAGTCGAGATTCCCTTGCTTTATCAAGGACAGCAACTGGGGACATTGCTGCTTTCTCATCGTTCCTCTGCTGAACCCTTTAGTCAGGCTGATTTAAAAGTGCTTCATGACATGGCACGTCAAGTCGGGATCGTTGCCCACTCCATTCTTCTTTATAAGGATTTACAATGGTCCAGAGAAAAACTTGTGAATGCACGTGAAGAAGAACGGCGCCGGCTGCGCAGAGATTTACACGATGGGCTAGGACCAAGTCTAGCAAGTCTGGCGATAAAAATCGATGTAGCCCAAACGATTATGAACAAAGAACCATTCAAATCACAGAAACTATTAATAGAAATGGATTCACAAATAAAACAATTGATTCAAGATATTAGAAGACTGGTTTATTCTTTAAGACCATCCACCTTAGATGAACTTGGACTCTTATCTGCGATCCGAGAATTGACTTCCCATTATAAAATGGGTCCGATTCACTTTATCGTAAAGGGGCCGGAATCATTTCCCCCTCTTCCAGCAGCAGTAGAAGTAGCCGTATATCGGATCGTACAGGAAGCTATTACAAATGTGGTCCGTCATTCTGGTGCAAAAAAGTGCATTATCGATATCACTCTTAATGAAAAGCTTCTACTTTCTGTTATAGATGATGGACTTGGGCTTTCTCATAGTCTCCTATTTGGAATTGGAATTAAGTCGATGAAGGAGAGGGCAGAAGAGCTAGGGGGGAGTTTTTCCGTTTATTCACCGACTGCTGGCGGAACAGAGATTCTCGCAGAGCTGCCTATATAA
- a CDS encoding GNAT family N-acetyltransferase, with translation MLHIREAVLDDLPAMLEIYNEAVRTLTATFDLEEQTLAERKQWFEKFGERYPLIAAEYNGEVVGYSSLSKFREKPAYSQSTELSIYISSKHRGLGIGSALMTEILQHAKELGYHTVIAGITAGNEGSVKLHEKFGFEYMGRFKEVGFKFGAWQDVLNYQYMITESK, from the coding sequence ATGCTTCATATTAGAGAGGCTGTTTTAGATGATTTACCGGCTATGCTGGAGATCTACAATGAGGCGGTTCGTACGCTTACGGCTACCTTCGACTTAGAGGAACAAACACTGGCAGAAAGGAAGCAATGGTTTGAGAAGTTTGGGGAAAGGTATCCGCTTATTGCCGCAGAATATAACGGAGAAGTTGTGGGGTACAGCAGCTTAAGTAAATTCAGGGAAAAACCTGCTTACTCCCAATCAACTGAACTGTCCATATACATATCTTCTAAACATCGGGGTCTTGGGATTGGGAGCGCGCTTATGACCGAAATCCTTCAGCATGCCAAAGAGCTGGGCTATCATACTGTGATCGCTGGCATAACGGCAGGAAATGAAGGCAGTGTCAAACTACACGAAAAATTCGGGTTTGAATATATGGGACGCTTTAAAGAAGTCGGGTTTAAATTCGGTGCGTGGCAGGATGTCCTCAACTATCAGTACATGATTACTGAATCAAAATAA
- a CDS encoding 3D domain-containing protein yields the protein MKKRVLSFIASAAILATAAAPAQAEQVVVHKGDTLWDFSKAYGVSVESIKKLNNLTSHLIYPNDVLEISPSTNYVVEKGDTLWGISQEHGITVDQLMEWNNLTCDLIHPGLNLTIFTDVQNNTKIEAESVKTENSAKENTNTETVSLKQTAASKQDTTSQQTNEEPEGKEIIVVATAYTASCEGCSGITATGINLKENPDAKVISVDPSVIPLGSKVYVEGYGYATAADTGGAIKGNKIDVFIPDYEEAVQWGRKQVKVTIIE from the coding sequence ATGAAAAAAAGAGTTTTATCTTTTATTGCATCTGCGGCGATCCTTGCAACAGCCGCTGCACCTGCTCAGGCAGAACAAGTAGTCGTACATAAAGGGGACACGCTTTGGGATTTTTCTAAAGCATACGGGGTTTCCGTCGAATCTATCAAAAAATTAAATAATTTAACTAGTCATCTGATTTATCCAAATGACGTTCTTGAAATCTCACCTTCTACAAACTACGTTGTAGAAAAAGGTGACACTCTATGGGGGATTTCACAGGAACATGGGATAACTGTAGATCAATTAATGGAGTGGAACAACCTGACTTGTGATTTAATCCACCCTGGATTAAATTTAACGATTTTTACGGATGTACAAAATAATACTAAAATAGAGGCAGAAAGTGTAAAAACAGAGAATTCAGCAAAGGAAAATACAAATACAGAAACTGTCTCATTAAAACAAACGGCTGCAAGTAAGCAAGATACAACCTCTCAGCAAACCAATGAAGAACCAGAAGGGAAAGAAATAATCGTAGTGGCCACTGCTTATACGGCGTCATGTGAAGGCTGTTCAGGAATTACAGCAACTGGTATCAATTTAAAAGAAAATCCAGATGCAAAAGTAATCTCAGTTGATCCGTCTGTAATCCCGCTAGGTTCAAAAGTCTATGTGGAAGGATACGGATATGCAACTGCCGCAGATACTGGCGGAGCAATCAAAGGAAACAAGATTGATGTGTTTATCCCGGACTATGAAGAAGCAGTCCAATGGGGCAGAAAACAGGTGAAAGTAACGATCATTGAATAG
- a CDS encoding DUF2087 domain-containing protein yields MNGEELFWSASVEELAQGYIFKQDTGEYVCLICNKGFEDGIIYPVGELFFEARKAIEQHIKDVHHSMFDYLVKMGKKYTGLSDHQKELLVYFKQGLSDKEIVRLLKGGSTSTIRNHRFKLKEKEKQAKVFLALMGLLKTEKDESAQEFITFHKGAKMVDDRYAITKEEKEKVLATYFKQGPDGPLDTFPSKEKRKIIVLQQILKRFDVNKKYTEREVNEVIKTAHPDFATIRRYFIEYGFMDRNKECTQYWVKQ; encoded by the coding sequence ATGAATGGTGAGGAATTGTTTTGGAGCGCATCGGTTGAGGAACTGGCTCAAGGATACATTTTTAAGCAGGATACAGGTGAATATGTTTGCCTGATTTGCAATAAAGGTTTTGAAGACGGGATTATTTATCCAGTGGGAGAGTTATTTTTCGAAGCAAGAAAGGCAATAGAACAGCATATAAAGGATGTCCATCACTCTATGTTTGATTATCTAGTGAAAATGGGAAAAAAATATACCGGTCTTTCTGATCATCAAAAAGAGCTGCTTGTGTATTTTAAACAGGGGTTATCTGATAAAGAAATTGTTCGTCTACTCAAAGGCGGCAGCACATCAACGATAAGAAATCATCGGTTTAAGCTAAAGGAAAAAGAGAAACAAGCGAAGGTGTTCCTAGCTTTAATGGGACTTTTAAAAACAGAAAAAGACGAAAGTGCACAAGAGTTTATAACTTTCCATAAGGGGGCGAAAATGGTGGATGACCGTTATGCGATTACGAAGGAAGAAAAAGAAAAGGTGTTAGCAACCTATTTTAAACAGGGGCCGGATGGACCGCTGGATACTTTCCCAAGTAAAGAAAAGAGAAAGATTATTGTATTGCAGCAAATTTTGAAACGTTTTGATGTCAATAAAAAGTATACCGAGCGGGAAGTCAATGAAGTGATTAAGACTGCTCATCCGGATTTTGCAACCATTCGACGTTACTTTATCGAATATGGATTTATGGATCGAAATAAGGAATGTACGCAATATTGGGTTAAACAATAG
- a CDS encoding DHA2 family efflux MFS transporter permease subunit yields MSRGNEGTFGSRDNFLLVMIMILGVFVAILNETLLNVALTKIMDDFGIFPGTAQWLTTGYLLVIGVLIPVTAYLIQRFTTRSLFLGAMGLFTIGTFVAAIAPGIEWLIIGRLFQAAGTGLLFPLLTNVVFSIVPIEKRGSAMGTIGIVITFAPAIGPTLSGVIVEHFSWRVLFYGVLPIALIVIIFSYMKLKNVTETTNPKIDPLSLLLSTLGFGGIVYGFSSSGEGNGGWSSNEVLFPIAIGVVSLILFTWRQLTISQPLLDLRTFKYRIFRLSTLIMMIVMMAMFSAMMLLPIFLQNALGYSPLEAGLVMLPGGIVMGIMSPITGRLFDKFGAKWLALIGLGLVAITLWQFAFITLSTPYSTIMIFNTLLMLGISMVMMPVMTNALNELPPALYPHGTAIISTLQQVAGAVGTALLVSIMTNRSTRFIENHLMMENAAELKILAMIAGMKTAFLFGFGLVVTAWIVSVFIKRPISQEQRLKIKQGATN; encoded by the coding sequence ATGTCAAGAGGAAATGAGGGGACATTCGGGAGCAGAGACAACTTTTTGTTGGTCATGATTATGATTCTCGGTGTGTTTGTAGCGATTTTGAATGAGACACTCTTAAACGTAGCATTGACAAAAATCATGGATGATTTCGGAATCTTTCCAGGAACCGCACAATGGTTGACTACCGGATACCTTCTTGTTATTGGTGTACTTATTCCAGTAACGGCTTATTTAATTCAGAGGTTTACGACAAGAAGCTTGTTCCTTGGAGCTATGGGTTTATTTACAATTGGGACATTTGTAGCAGCTATCGCACCAGGGATCGAATGGCTTATAATCGGAAGGCTGTTTCAAGCAGCGGGTACTGGGCTGCTCTTTCCTTTATTAACAAATGTGGTGTTCTCCATCGTTCCTATTGAAAAAAGAGGTTCGGCAATGGGGACAATTGGAATTGTTATTACATTTGCTCCAGCGATTGGACCTACTTTATCAGGGGTCATTGTTGAACATTTCAGTTGGCGAGTTCTCTTTTATGGCGTTCTGCCAATCGCATTGATTGTTATTATATTTTCATATATGAAGCTCAAAAACGTAACGGAGACGACTAATCCGAAGATTGATCCGTTATCACTTTTACTTTCAACCTTAGGTTTCGGTGGAATAGTGTACGGATTCAGCAGTTCTGGTGAAGGAAATGGAGGCTGGTCAAGCAATGAAGTCCTCTTTCCAATTGCAATCGGAGTTGTTTCTTTGATTCTGTTTACTTGGAGGCAATTGACGATTTCACAACCGCTGCTTGATTTAAGGACATTTAAATACCGCATTTTTAGATTATCGACGCTGATTATGATGATTGTCATGATGGCGATGTTTTCTGCGATGATGCTGCTGCCCATTTTTCTCCAAAATGCGTTGGGATACAGTCCGTTAGAAGCAGGATTGGTCATGTTGCCAGGAGGTATTGTCATGGGGATTATGTCCCCCATTACAGGCCGATTATTTGATAAATTTGGTGCTAAGTGGCTTGCACTTATTGGATTAGGTCTGGTCGCCATTACTCTGTGGCAATTTGCCTTTATCACATTGTCAACCCCTTACAGCACGATTATGATTTTCAATACACTATTAATGTTAGGGATTTCGATGGTTATGATGCCGGTTATGACCAATGCTTTGAACGAACTGCCACCTGCGTTATATCCGCACGGTACTGCGATTATCAGTACGCTTCAGCAGGTTGCTGGAGCAGTCGGGACAGCGTTGCTCGTATCAATCATGACCAATCGTTCTACTCGTTTTATTGAAAATCATTTGATGATGGAAAATGCAGCTGAATTAAAGATTCTCGCGATGATTGCTGGAATGAAAACAGCATTTTTGTTTGGATTCGGATTAGTAGTCACAGCATGGATTGTATCAGTTTTTATAAAACGGCCTATATCGCAAGAACAGAGATTGAAAATTAAGCAAGGTGCTACGAACTGA